One Acutalibacter muris DNA window includes the following coding sequences:
- a CDS encoding carbohydrate ABC transporter permease, whose product MAKKRIGKVFTYLFLLCLALIFLVPVFYVFYNSLLPKRYIGTFVSPDIWSLDNYKELFSKFPILRWYGNTALSTVAVVAGNIFFTPLAGYALARLRFPGRKVIFLCLMLSMMIPGQLVLLPQYIMMAKAGLVDTLWAITLPYLSQSMFIFMSRQFFYGIPEELEEAARIDGLGRFGTYFRIVLPISGVLLATIAIFNFTGTWNSYLVPSTFISSADKYVLVVGLQTVNNQHFQQENLTLAGVVLLSFPVIGFFMFTQKFFVQGIATAGLKG is encoded by the coding sequence ATGGCTAAAAAACGCATTGGCAAGGTATTCACATATCTGTTCCTGCTATGCCTGGCGCTGATATTTTTGGTGCCGGTGTTCTACGTGTTCTATAACTCGCTGCTGCCAAAGCGCTATATCGGTACCTTTGTGTCGCCGGATATCTGGAGCCTTGACAACTATAAGGAGCTCTTCTCGAAGTTTCCCATACTGAGATGGTACGGCAATACGGCCCTTTCCACCGTGGCGGTGGTGGCGGGCAACATCTTCTTTACGCCCCTGGCGGGATACGCCTTGGCAAGGCTGCGGTTTCCGGGCCGCAAGGTCATCTTCCTCTGCCTTATGCTCTCCATGATGATCCCCGGCCAGTTGGTGCTGCTGCCGCAATATATCATGATGGCAAAGGCCGGGCTGGTGGATACCCTCTGGGCCATAACCCTGCCGTACCTGTCCCAGTCCATGTTCATCTTCATGTCCCGGCAGTTTTTCTACGGCATACCCGAGGAACTGGAGGAGGCGGCGCGCATTGACGGCCTTGGGCGCTTCGGCACCTATTTCCGCATAGTGCTGCCCATATCCGGGGTGCTGCTGGCGACCATTGCCATATTCAATTTTACAGGCACCTGGAATTCCTATCTGGTGCCCTCGACCTTCATAAGCTCGGCGGACAAATATGTGCTTGTGGTGGGCCTGCAGACGGTGAACAACCAGCATTTCCAGCAGGAAAACCTGACACTGGCGGGAGTGGTGCTCCTCTCCTTCCCGGTAATTGGGTTCTTCATGTTCACCCAGAAGTTCTTTGTGCAGGGCATCGCCACAGCCGGACTAAAAGGATGA
- a CDS encoding Gfo/Idh/MocA family protein, with protein sequence MKKWKVALIGCGSIADNTYLPRIKDIPEADMVAVCDIIPERAKAYSEKFGVPAWYSSIDELLEKCDFEILMNTTSIPAHHEINMKALKAGKHLYSQKPVGLTVEEVTEQIEAAKAAGVKYTASPIHMLRDDLRFAKKLIADGCIGEIMKVHTNVCHGGPEYFQYRTADPTWFHRPGSGALYDMGVHGLTMTTGLLGPAKAVGCMAKISEPLRTVRSGSFDGMKIEADQLYDNYIITLDYGDRTMAVVESGFCQKGSRAPQMEIFGTKGTISFVDNGNWMPLDIYLDAPERGLRGWMKPMEWDIPASEQNFFQCMVVQDLIHAIEEDRPVGLPPEHARHVVDIMCTIPEAIETRSVVPLHTTF encoded by the coding sequence ATGAAAAAATGGAAGGTTGCGCTTATAGGCTGCGGCTCCATTGCGGACAACACCTATCTGCCCAGGATCAAGGACATTCCCGAGGCGGATATGGTGGCGGTCTGCGACATCATCCCGGAGAGGGCTAAAGCATACTCCGAAAAGTTCGGGGTGCCAGCCTGGTATTCCAGCATCGACGAGCTGCTGGAGAAGTGTGATTTTGAGATCCTGATGAACACCACCTCCATCCCGGCTCACCATGAGATCAACATGAAGGCCTTAAAGGCCGGAAAGCATCTCTATTCCCAGAAGCCGGTGGGCCTTACGGTGGAGGAGGTCACAGAGCAGATCGAGGCGGCCAAGGCGGCGGGAGTCAAATACACGGCCTCTCCCATCCATATGCTGCGCGACGACCTCCGCTTTGCTAAAAAGCTCATTGCCGACGGCTGCATAGGGGAGATAATGAAGGTGCACACCAACGTCTGCCACGGCGGACCGGAGTATTTCCAGTACCGCACCGCCGACCCCACCTGGTTCCACCGTCCGGGCAGCGGCGCCCTGTACGACATGGGCGTACACGGCCTTACCATGACCACCGGCCTTCTCGGTCCCGCAAAGGCCGTCGGGTGCATGGCGAAGATCTCGGAGCCCCTGCGCACCGTGCGCTCTGGCAGCTTTGACGGCATGAAGATCGAGGCCGATCAGCTTTACGACAACTACATCATCACCCTGGACTACGGCGACCGCACCATGGCCGTGGTGGAATCGGGCTTCTGCCAGAAGGGGAGCCGGGCCCCCCAGATGGAGATCTTCGGCACAAAGGGCACCATATCCTTTGTGGACAACGGCAACTGGATGCCCCTTGACATCTATCTGGACGCGCCGGAGCGGGGCCTTAGAGGCTGGATGAAGCCCATGGAGTGGGATATTCCCGCCAGCGAGCAGAACTTCTTCCAGTGCATGGTGGTACAGGACCTGATACACGCCATCGAGGAGGACCGCCCCGTGGGCCTGCCCCCCGAGCACGCAAGGCACGTTGTGGACATCATGTGCACCATACCCGAGGCCATAGAAACCCGCAGCGTGGTGCCGCTGCACACCACGTTCTAA
- a CDS encoding Gfo/Idh/MocA family protein, which yields MKKYRIGLVGFAHMHVLDQIKPFLTMPQRVEWIGAADIKPMVESEYFESSSRSRNLELCKKQCGFEKVYEDYKELLDQKPDLVLVNCENAFHGTVIPEILMRGIHVVVEKPLAYSTAHAMAIERASRIGGAECMINWPTTWQASVRLGQKLVSEGVIGKVYRFQFRNPDSMGPFSYGQVMTDRQLGKEWWHQEAAGGGSMLDYCCYGTILSNWYLSQEPQGVYGLKANFNHRFGDAEDYASLMVRYPEAVSILEGTWNTISSGYPSGPIVWGEKGALIVENGGEHGALPNVCVYRDRYSTTPNEVYSSGDYPLPEGREDLAKEVFHHLETGEPIHYTMDLKNNLWSAAMLDAGLRSSRSLKMEDVKNACWTIG from the coding sequence ATGAAAAAATATCGTATCGGTCTTGTGGGCTTCGCCCATATGCACGTGCTGGACCAGATAAAGCCCTTTTTGACCATGCCCCAGCGGGTGGAGTGGATAGGCGCGGCGGACATAAAGCCCATGGTGGAGTCCGAGTATTTCGAGAGCTCCAGCCGCAGCAGGAATCTGGAACTGTGCAAAAAGCAGTGCGGCTTTGAGAAGGTCTATGAGGACTATAAGGAGCTTCTGGACCAGAAGCCTGATCTGGTGCTGGTAAACTGCGAAAACGCCTTTCACGGCACTGTGATACCCGAGATACTCATGCGCGGCATCCATGTGGTGGTGGAGAAGCCTCTGGCCTATTCCACGGCCCATGCCATGGCCATTGAGCGCGCCTCCCGTATAGGCGGGGCAGAGTGCATGATAAACTGGCCCACCACCTGGCAGGCCAGTGTGCGCCTGGGCCAGAAACTGGTCAGTGAGGGCGTTATCGGCAAGGTATACCGCTTCCAGTTCCGCAACCCGGACTCCATGGGCCCCTTCTCCTACGGCCAGGTAATGACCGACCGGCAGCTGGGTAAGGAGTGGTGGCATCAGGAGGCCGCCGGCGGCGGCAGTATGCTGGACTACTGCTGCTACGGCACTATACTCTCCAACTGGTATCTGAGCCAGGAGCCCCAGGGAGTCTACGGACTGAAGGCCAACTTCAACCACAGGTTCGGGGACGCGGAGGACTACGCCTCCCTGATGGTGCGCTATCCCGAGGCGGTCTCTATTTTAGAGGGCACCTGGAACACCATCAGCAGCGGCTATCCCTCCGGGCCCATCGTCTGGGGGGAGAAGGGGGCGCTTATAGTGGAGAACGGTGGGGAGCATGGAGCCCTTCCCAACGTGTGCGTGTACCGCGACAGGTATTCCACCACCCCCAACGAGGTCTACAGCTCCGGCGACTATCCGCTGCCCGAGGGCCGGGAGGATCTGGCCAAGGAGGTCTTCCACCACCTGGAAACCGGCGAACCCATACACTATACCATGGACCTTAAGAATAACCTCTGGTCCGCCGCCATGCTGGACGCGGGCCTGCGCTCCAGTCGGTCGCTGAAAATGGAGGACGTCAAAAACGCCTGTTGGACTATCGGCTGA
- a CDS encoding sugar phosphate isomerase/epimerase family protein, translating to MKLANVAWGWTPIPEDMPEGDSLIKIASEIRALGFEGVDYLGTPEALDQFFTKETANALGEHSRAIGLEPNVFVFQEAGWNDPDSARNADCLAHFEKAAETAVNIGCKIVSTLVPLPFGAKAWHFNPAAPAIKQSYRMPAGYCYKKDWETLMESYRKCLAIAKKHGLRMSVECFPGSIISTPHAMLKLLEDVNDPDFGIQLDTNHLVAQHIDPEWSIYVLGGERIFNVHCKDCDAVSRSNIPAGCGITDYTAVIEALKKVGYKGNLSVELEFTDNPRRYNKQALDHLKLCLAGEY from the coding sequence ATGAAACTAGCAAACGTTGCCTGGGGCTGGACGCCAATACCCGAGGATATGCCCGAGGGGGATTCCCTTATAAAGATCGCCAGTGAGATCCGTGCCCTGGGCTTTGAGGGCGTGGACTATCTGGGCACGCCCGAGGCTCTGGACCAGTTCTTTACAAAGGAGACCGCAAACGCCCTTGGGGAGCACTCCCGCGCCATAGGCCTTGAGCCCAACGTGTTCGTATTCCAGGAGGCGGGCTGGAACGACCCGGACAGCGCCCGGAACGCGGACTGTCTGGCCCACTTTGAAAAGGCTGCTGAGACCGCAGTAAATATCGGCTGCAAGATAGTCTCAACCCTTGTGCCACTGCCCTTTGGGGCCAAGGCTTGGCATTTCAACCCCGCCGCCCCCGCCATCAAGCAGAGCTACCGTATGCCCGCCGGCTACTGCTACAAAAAGGACTGGGAGACCCTGATGGAGAGCTACCGCAAGTGCCTTGCCATCGCCAAAAAGCATGGACTGCGTATGTCTGTGGAGTGTTTCCCCGGCTCTATAATCTCCACACCCCACGCCATGCTGAAGCTGCTGGAGGACGTGAACGACCCGGACTTCGGTATCCAGCTGGACACGAACCACCTGGTGGCACAGCATATTGACCCGGAGTGGAGCATCTATGTTCTGGGCGGGGAGCGTATCTTCAACGTCCACTGCAAGGACTGCGACGCGGTGTCCAGAAGCAATATCCCCGCCGGCTGCGGCATAACGGACTATACGGCGGTCATAGAGGCGCTGAAGAAGGTTGGCTATAAGGGCAACTTGTCCGTAGAGCTGGAATTCACCGACAATCCCCGCCGTTATAATAAGCAGGCTCTGGATCACCTCAAGCTCTGCCTTGCCGGGGAATATTAA
- a CDS encoding Gfo/Idh/MocA family protein: protein MKTYKVAIIGNGMICNAAHIPAYKAMGDRVELAAVADIREQAARETAQRHGIPKYYTDPQKMLEEVKPDIISVCTPNAYHKKYTLMGFKAGCHVICEKPVAMSRADAREMFEAAEAAGRQLFVIQSLRFTGNFSAAAEFAKDGCLGDIYYADLNLVRRRGVPRWGMFHMASENVGGSFCDLGVHMCDYLMYISGNPKMTAVSGSAVTRIVNKEENVTFSNAESGAPTGLFTPRKFDMKEFDVEEFSNGYIRLDNGMTVTFKISWALNQPNCNTVSICGDKGGLTIGDDGLRLLTTQGAFQTDVTPRVFPDEYSALSDFTGHIHELEYILKVLEGDMTMEEYPIKREEVMNVVSIIEAFYKSSELKREVRFEELSK from the coding sequence ATGAAAACATATAAGGTTGCCATTATCGGCAACGGCATGATCTGCAACGCCGCCCATATCCCGGCCTATAAGGCCATGGGGGACAGGGTGGAGCTGGCCGCTGTGGCGGATATCCGCGAGCAGGCCGCCCGGGAGACCGCACAGCGCCACGGTATTCCCAAATACTATACCGACCCCCAGAAGATGCTGGAGGAGGTAAAGCCGGACATCATCTCCGTCTGCACCCCCAACGCCTATCACAAGAAGTACACCCTTATGGGCTTTAAGGCCGGGTGCCATGTGATTTGTGAAAAGCCGGTGGCCATGAGCCGGGCGGACGCGAGGGAGATGTTCGAGGCCGCCGAGGCGGCCGGCCGGCAGCTGTTTGTGATACAGTCCCTGCGCTTTACCGGCAATTTCAGCGCCGCCGCGGAGTTTGCCAAGGACGGCTGTCTTGGGGACATCTATTACGCCGACCTTAACCTGGTGCGGCGGCGGGGAGTCCCCCGCTGGGGTATGTTCCATATGGCCAGTGAGAACGTGGGAGGATCCTTCTGCGACCTGGGCGTGCATATGTGCGACTATCTGATGTACATCTCCGGCAACCCAAAGATGACCGCGGTAAGCGGCAGCGCTGTCACAAGGATAGTGAACAAGGAGGAGAACGTGACCTTCTCCAACGCCGAGAGCGGCGCGCCCACGGGACTTTTCACCCCCAGAAAGTTCGATATGAAGGAGTTTGATGTGGAGGAGTTCTCCAACGGGTATATCCGGCTGGATAACGGCATGACCGTCACCTTCAAGATATCCTGGGCTCTAAACCAGCCCAACTGCAACACCGTCAGTATCTGTGGAGACAAGGGCGGCCTTACCATAGGCGACGACGGCCTGCGGCTGCTGACCACCCAGGGGGCCTTCCAGACAGACGTGACTCCCAGGGTGTTCCCGGACGAGTATTCGGCCCTGTCGGATTTTACCGGACATATACACGAGCTCGAGTATATCCTGAAGGTGCTGGAGGGGGATATGACCATGGAGGAGTATCCCATCAAGCGTGAGGAGGTCATGAACGTGGTCTCCATAATCGAGGCCTTCTACAAATCCTCGGAGCTTAAAAGGGAAGTGCGTTTTGAGGAACTGAGCAAGTAA
- a CDS encoding glycyl-radical enzyme activating protein: MKGVITEIERFSLRDGPGIRTTVFIKGCNMACKWCHNPETLQIRPQLMVYPEKCLGCGACVRACKSGARSIKDGRLLYDRALCTGCGACAGGCFTGALVLSGREMTVEQVMGEILQDRAYYENSGGGVTLSGGELTTQPEFAKALLEAIKAQGISTALETNMHAPWHIYESLLPLVDLVMFDIKIFDAAAHKKWTGVGNDRILKNAKRLAESGKDFLVRTPVIPGVNDAEEEIGNIAEFVGGLGGAQYYELLLFNPLGESKYQALEADNRFKGARPSPQDTAERLRRTAERRSGLPVRVG; encoded by the coding sequence ATGAAAGGCGTGATCACAGAAATAGAGAGATTTTCACTAAGGGACGGGCCGGGGATACGCACGACAGTGTTTATAAAGGGGTGCAATATGGCGTGCAAGTGGTGCCATAACCCGGAGACGCTGCAAATCAGGCCCCAGCTGATGGTGTACCCGGAGAAGTGCCTGGGCTGCGGGGCATGTGTAAGGGCCTGTAAATCAGGGGCCAGGAGCATTAAAGATGGGAGGCTCCTTTATGACCGCGCCCTCTGCACCGGCTGCGGGGCCTGTGCCGGCGGCTGCTTTACCGGGGCGCTGGTGCTCTCCGGCAGGGAGATGACAGTGGAGCAGGTCATGGGGGAGATACTCCAGGACCGGGCCTATTACGAAAATTCGGGCGGCGGCGTTACCCTGTCTGGCGGTGAGCTTACCACCCAGCCGGAGTTTGCAAAGGCGCTGCTGGAGGCCATAAAGGCGCAGGGTATCTCCACGGCCCTGGAGACCAATATGCACGCTCCCTGGCACATATATGAGAGCCTGCTGCCCTTGGTGGACCTTGTGATGTTCGATATAAAAATCTTCGACGCGGCGGCCCACAAAAAATGGACCGGTGTCGGCAACGACAGGATTTTGAAGAATGCCAAAAGACTGGCGGAGTCGGGAAAGGATTTCCTTGTCAGGACCCCTGTTATACCCGGCGTCAACGACGCTGAGGAGGAGATCGGCAATATCGCGGAGTTTGTGGGGGGCCTTGGTGGAGCGCAGTATTACGAGCTGCTGCTCTTTAACCCGCTGGGCGAGAGCAAGTACCAGGCCCTGGAGGCGGACAACCGCTTTAAAGGGGCACGTCCCTCGCCCCAGGATACCGCCGAAAGGCTGAGACGGACAGCCGAGAGGCGCTCGGGCCTGCCGGTGCGTGTGGGCTAG
- a CDS encoding pyruvate formate lyase family protein, with translation MENRLNIFRPEEPMDFGRRIKILKERKLEETKVKSKMKVYQDGDDYGSVPAPEDYKFHCLPNHENGSWYGYEGWSKNFHKLMSEHPVYIDSVDAFSCRWMYSMIWFDEKSPAKGLNWNPDYSYDHLKPEQEKYGIVSGIGSDAHFGGDYELGLSLGWGGLLEKLAAYREKNPGHDEFYDAEELVIQGVQNWMRRAIEEAERLAEKERHPLLRENLLQMAQVNRNILSGAPKTMREACQWVCWFNMASRTYNRDGAGFQLDQVLKRYYDADLAAGRITREEAVFYIACLLLNDPHYYQIGGTDEEGNSLLSEFSDMVLEGADMLDSACNITVRVDRNMDRDFLHRAVDYLFKNCNGWPRFSGDEALNEGFMRLGYPESLARKRIAVGCHWMSLPGMEYCLNDCVKINCAKVLEVALDEMMAGRGPYSTARLWEIYEKHMARAVEVTAEGIAFHLKYQQYNEPELLLNLISHGPVEKGLDMTCGGAMYYNMCMDGTAIATVADSFGALEQRVEKESRLSWEELYKHLKTDFKEEGGEIVRRMLSSSPRYGGGDTVSDRWAKRLSESYSGQVRAISKSYPDYEFIPGWFSWSNTIVLGKQVGATPNGRHAFEPINHGANPHPGFRKDGALTAMSNSICAIQPGFGNTAPVQLELDPGMGRGEEAVQKIADYILTLFQKGGTLLNINIIDSRQILEADKDPDKYPDLVVRVTGFTAYFCSLTPEFRKLVVDRILVQGGA, from the coding sequence ATGGAAAACAGGCTCAATATTTTCCGGCCGGAGGAGCCCATGGATTTTGGGCGCCGGATAAAGATACTCAAGGAGCGCAAGCTTGAGGAGACCAAAGTGAAATCCAAGATGAAGGTGTATCAGGACGGCGACGACTATGGCAGCGTCCCGGCGCCGGAGGACTACAAGTTTCACTGCCTCCCGAACCACGAGAACGGCTCCTGGTACGGCTATGAGGGCTGGAGCAAAAACTTCCACAAGCTCATGAGCGAGCACCCGGTGTATATCGACTCGGTGGACGCGTTCTCCTGCCGGTGGATGTACAGCATGATATGGTTTGACGAGAAGTCCCCGGCAAAGGGGCTCAACTGGAACCCGGACTACTCCTATGACCACTTAAAGCCGGAGCAGGAGAAATACGGAATAGTGTCCGGCATCGGCTCTGACGCCCACTTCGGGGGCGACTATGAGCTGGGGCTCTCCCTGGGCTGGGGCGGGCTGCTGGAGAAGCTGGCGGCCTATAGGGAGAAGAACCCGGGACACGACGAGTTCTACGACGCGGAGGAGCTGGTGATACAGGGCGTGCAGAACTGGATGCGCCGGGCCATAGAGGAGGCGGAGCGTCTGGCCGAAAAGGAACGGCATCCCCTCCTAAGAGAAAACCTGCTCCAGATGGCGCAGGTCAACAGGAATATTCTCAGCGGCGCGCCGAAGACCATGCGGGAGGCCTGCCAGTGGGTCTGCTGGTTCAATATGGCCAGCCGGACCTATAACCGGGACGGCGCGGGCTTCCAGCTGGACCAGGTGCTGAAGCGTTACTACGACGCGGACCTTGCCGCCGGGCGGATAACCCGGGAGGAGGCGGTCTTCTATATCGCCTGCCTCTTGCTTAACGACCCCCATTACTACCAGATAGGCGGCACGGACGAGGAGGGCAATTCACTGCTCAGCGAGTTCAGCGATATGGTGCTGGAGGGGGCGGATATGCTGGATTCCGCCTGCAATATCACCGTGCGGGTGGACAGGAACATGGACCGGGACTTCCTGCACCGAGCGGTGGACTACCTCTTTAAGAACTGCAACGGCTGGCCCCGCTTCTCCGGGGACGAGGCCCTGAACGAGGGCTTCATGCGCCTGGGGTACCCGGAGAGCCTTGCGAGAAAGCGCATAGCGGTGGGCTGCCACTGGATGAGCCTGCCCGGCATGGAATACTGCCTCAACGACTGTGTGAAGATAAACTGCGCCAAGGTCCTCGAGGTGGCCCTGGACGAGATGATGGCGGGGAGGGGACCCTATTCCACCGCGAGGCTGTGGGAGATCTATGAAAAGCATATGGCCCGGGCGGTGGAGGTCACCGCCGAGGGCATAGCCTTCCATCTCAAGTACCAGCAGTACAACGAGCCCGAGCTCCTGCTGAACCTTATAAGCCACGGACCGGTGGAAAAAGGGTTGGACATGACCTGCGGCGGGGCCATGTACTATAATATGTGCATGGACGGCACGGCTATTGCCACGGTGGCGGACTCCTTCGGGGCCCTGGAGCAGCGGGTGGAAAAGGAATCCCGGCTGAGCTGGGAGGAGCTCTATAAGCACCTGAAGACCGACTTTAAGGAGGAGGGCGGCGAGATAGTCCGGCGTATGCTGTCCTCCAGCCCCCGCTACGGCGGCGGAGACACCGTCAGCGACCGCTGGGCCAAAAGGCTTTCGGAGTCCTACTCCGGCCAGGTGCGGGCCATCAGCAAGAGCTACCCGGACTATGAGTTTATCCCCGGCTGGTTCAGCTGGTCCAACACCATCGTGTTGGGCAAGCAGGTGGGGGCCACCCCCAACGGCCGGCACGCTTTCGAGCCCATAAACCACGGGGCCAATCCCCATCCTGGCTTCCGCAAGGACGGAGCCCTTACGGCCATGAGCAACTCCATCTGCGCCATACAGCCCGGCTTCGGCAACACCGCCCCGGTGCAGCTGGAGCTGGACCCCGGAATGGGCCGGGGGGAGGAGGCGGTGCAGAAGATCGCCGACTATATCCTGACCCTTTTCCAGAAGGGCGGTACGCTGCTGAATATCAACATTATCGACAGCAGGCAGATCCTGGAGGCGGACAAGGACCCGGACAAATACCCGGACCTGGTGGTGCGCGTCACCGGCTTCACCGCCTACTTCTGCTCTCTCACCCCTGAGTTCCGTAAGCTTGTGGTGGATAGGATTCTGGTACAAGGCGGGGCCTAA
- a CDS encoding YitT family protein, translating to MDEEASKHGAKGLLTKENLKTFLIINAGVFLLSLGVYFFKFPNNFTTGGVSGLSIILGRLIPMPWLSPATMMWIINMALLAIGFIFLGRGFGVWTAYCSLAFSAETWLMEKFFPMESPFTHQPLLELCFAIMLPAVGSALLFNSGASSGGTDIVAMILKKYTGLDDIGKALFVSDGLIALSSCWLFGMETGLFSLLGLFLKAFVVDSVIESINLCKFFSIVTAKPDEICDFIIKDLNRSCTVVDAIGAYSHEGRKVVLIACRRGEAVHLRQRCKQVDPQCFMFITNTSEIIGKGFRSV from the coding sequence ATGGACGAAGAAGCATCAAAACATGGGGCCAAGGGGCTCCTTACGAAAGAAAACCTGAAAACCTTTCTTATTATCAACGCCGGAGTCTTCCTACTGTCGCTGGGGGTATACTTTTTTAAGTTTCCCAACAACTTCACCACCGGCGGGGTAAGCGGCCTCTCCATTATTCTGGGCCGGCTGATACCCATGCCCTGGCTGTCCCCGGCCACCATGATGTGGATTATCAATATGGCCCTTTTGGCAATAGGCTTTATCTTCCTAGGGCGGGGCTTCGGTGTGTGGACGGCCTATTGCAGCCTTGCCTTCTCGGCGGAGACATGGCTTATGGAGAAGTTCTTTCCCATGGAGAGCCCCTTTACCCACCAGCCCCTTTTGGAGCTTTGCTTTGCCATAATGCTCCCGGCGGTGGGTTCGGCCCTGCTATTTAACAGCGGGGCTTCTTCAGGGGGTACGGATATCGTGGCCATGATACTGAAAAAGTACACCGGCCTTGACGACATCGGAAAGGCGCTCTTTGTCAGCGACGGGCTTATCGCACTTAGCTCCTGCTGGCTATTCGGCATGGAGACCGGGCTCTTCTCCCTTTTGGGCCTGTTTTTAAAGGCCTTTGTGGTGGATTCGGTTATCGAGAGCATAAATCTTTGCAAGTTCTTCTCTATTGTGACCGCAAAGCCCGATGAGATATGCGACTTCATCATAAAGGATCTGAACCGCAGCTGTACCGTGGTGGACGCTATAGGGGCCTATTCCCATGAAGGCCGCAAGGTGGTGCTCATCGCCTGCCGCCGGGGGGAGGCGGTGCACCTTCGCCAGCGCTGCAAGCAGGTGGACCCCCAGTGCTTCATGTTCATCACCAACACCAGCGAGATAATCGGAAAGGGTTTCCGCTCGGTATAG
- a CDS encoding HD domain-containing protein, whose translation MAYKDEFIEIYNTHVTREGADKLLKWLMGTDFFTAPASTRFHLACEGGLVEHSVNVYRVLRERYFDEGDSEESFALCGLLHDVCKAQFYGVSTRNVKNESTGQWEKKPFYTVEDKFPYGHGEKSVYLIERFVRLKPQEAVAVRWHMGGFDESVKGGSFAISEAYDRYPLAVKLHLADLEATYLREHRG comes from the coding sequence ATGGCATATAAAGACGAGTTTATAGAGATATACAATACCCACGTCACAAGAGAGGGTGCGGACAAGCTTTTAAAGTGGCTTATGGGTACCGACTTTTTCACTGCTCCAGCCTCTACTAGGTTCCACTTGGCCTGTGAGGGCGGGCTTGTGGAGCACAGTGTGAACGTGTACAGGGTCCTGCGCGAGCGGTACTTTGACGAGGGGGACAGCGAGGAGAGCTTCGCCCTCTGCGGGCTTCTCCACGACGTGTGCAAGGCGCAGTTCTATGGGGTCTCCACCCGCAACGTGAAGAACGAGAGCACCGGCCAGTGGGAGAAGAAGCCTTTTTATACAGTGGAGGACAAGTTCCCCTATGGACACGGAGAGAAGTCTGTCTACCTTATCGAGCGCTTCGTGCGGTTGAAGCCCCAGGAGGCGGTGGCCGTTCGCTGGCATATGGGTGGCTTTGACGAGTCCGTGAAGGGCGGCAGCTTTGCCATAAGCGAAGCCTATGACAGATACCCACTGGCGGTGAAGCTACACCTTGCGGACCTTGAGGCTACATACCTTCGGGAGCACAGGGGGTAA
- a CDS encoding ABC transporter ATP-binding protein yields the protein MEAVIGAFDLTKVYSSKGAGGKAAALKSINLQVPEGRAVACVGPESSGKTTLIKLLSGLIRPTAGECSVLGLSPGYETARLHGRMGTVLYSAKLYADLSLWENLLFFAGVHGVGKDAAVERASFLLRRLNLWEERDQSPAVLPTGMFKRASLARALMHRPRVLLMDSQGAGMDLETAGLVQEVLEYARKEEGATVLMCTQDMGFAQNVAQSFGLLHKGTLMARGDLESLRIGGGVRLRASLRLKEGDKAPEGFLRQPDGSWQKEVQSQEEMPKYIMQTVSEGSSLYEAKLLRPGLGEIYQAYLSGGRRREAAVYAGESTSAPAGTGEK from the coding sequence ATGGAGGCGGTTATCGGAGCCTTTGATCTGACAAAAGTATACAGCTCCAAAGGGGCGGGGGGAAAGGCTGCCGCCCTTAAGAGCATTAACCTACAGGTGCCCGAGGGCCGGGCCGTGGCCTGTGTGGGGCCGGAGTCCTCGGGGAAGACCACCCTTATAAAGCTCCTGTCGGGGCTTATAAGGCCCACGGCTGGGGAATGCAGTGTGCTGGGGCTCTCTCCGGGTTATGAGACCGCCAGGCTCCACGGAAGGATGGGCACGGTGCTGTATTCGGCAAAACTCTACGCTGACCTGAGCCTTTGGGAAAACCTTCTGTTTTTCGCGGGGGTCCATGGTGTAGGGAAGGACGCCGCCGTAGAGCGGGCCTCCTTCCTGCTGCGAAGGCTGAACCTCTGGGAGGAGCGGGACCAGAGCCCCGCTGTGCTTCCCACCGGTATGTTCAAGCGGGCCAGCCTTGCCCGGGCCCTTATGCACAGGCCCCGGGTGCTGTTAATGGACAGCCAGGGGGCCGGTATGGACCTGGAGACCGCGGGGCTTGTGCAGGAGGTTCTTGAGTACGCGAGGAAAGAGGAGGGGGCCACGGTGCTGATGTGCACCCAGGATATGGGTTTTGCGCAGAACGTTGCCCAGAGCTTCGGGCTTTTGCACAAGGGGACGCTCATGGCCCGGGGGGACCTGGAGTCCCTTAGGATTGGCGGCGGGGTGCGGCTTCGGGCTTCCCTGCGGCTGAAGGAGGGCGACAAGGCTCCCGAGGGGTTCCTGCGCCAGCCGGACGGCTCCTGGCAAAAGGAGGTCCAGTCTCAGGAGGAGATGCCAAAATACATTATGCAGACGGTATCCGAGGGCAGCAGCCTTTATGAGGCAAAGCTGCTGCGGCCGGGTCTTGGGGAGATATATCAGGCCTATCTCAGCGGTGGGCGCAGAAGGGAGGCGGCTGTATATGCGGGAGAGAGCACATCAGCGCCAGCAGGCACAGGGGAAAAATAA